In the Caldanaerovirga acetigignens genome, TCGTATTCGTCTATGAGAAGAACCGCTTTTTTGCCATAGTGGGCTTCGAGAAAGTATGTGAGGTTATAGAGGCTTTCCCTGTAATCTACCGGTTCGCCCCACCTTTCCAAAATTTTTACTATGTATTTTTTATGGTGTTCCCTAAGTTTTTCCGATTCCAAAAGATATGAGTGCTTGTCGTATTCTTTTGATATAATGCTTTTTAATACATCGTAGGTTTCTTCCCACGAACTTGTCTTTGCATCCTTAAACGTAATATGTATGACTGGGTATTTGTTCATGTATTCCAATGCAAGGGGGTCCTTTTCAATTTTAAGTCCTTTGAATAGGTATGAGTAATCTCTTTCATTTGAGAAGAAATATTTAATCATGGAGAAGTTAAGGCTTTTTCCGAACCTTCTTGGCCGGGTTATGAGAATGACATTTGCGCCGTCACGCAAAAGGTCCCCTATGAGCCCTGTTTTATCGATGTAGTAGTAATTTCCCTCGATGATGTCCTTGAAGTCCTCTATTCCCGATGGCAAAAGCAAGGTATCACCTCTGAAAATCAGGATAGGATTAGAAATATTATATCACAACTCCCCCCTGATTAATTTCTAATTTTGCAGGAATTCCTTATGGAAAAATAGAAGTTATAATGTAGTGTAATTGTCCAGGAGGTTTTTGCAGTGCCAGATAAGATAAGCTACAAAAAAGCAGCCGTCGTAGTAATGGCGATAACCCTTCTTAGCAAAATCACCGGATTTTTGCGGGAAATAGTGCTCGGGAGCACCTACGGCGCGACTTTCATCACCGACGCGTATCTTGTTTCGCAGACTATACCCCAAGTGCTCTTTGCAACAGTGACCGCAGCTTTGGCCACCACCTACATACCCCTTTATTCGAAGATTAAGGTTGAACGAGGCGAAAAAGTGGCGGTAAAATTTACGAATAAAGTAGTAAATGCAGTGCTCGCTGCAAGTGCGATTGTCACATTGCTCGGCCTGATTTTCACAAGGCCGATAGTTTCGTTTATCGCCATGGGTTTCGAGGGAGAAACTTTAAGACTTGCGGTTTCTTTTACCAGGATAGCCTTCCCGATGGTATTATTCATAGGCCTGAGCAATATTTTTCAGGGGTTTTTACAGTCCAATGGAGAATTTGCAATTCCGGCGTTCATAGGGATACCGTACAACTTCATCTTGATATTTGCGATGATTTTTTTAGGCAGCACAAGGCGTTACGGCCTCGTGATTGCCGCGCTTTTAGGGGCCTTCTCGCAGCTTTTGATCCTTTTATTCGGGGCTGCCCAAAAAGGATACAGGTTTGAAAAAATCTTCGTCCTCAATGACCCGGACCTGATAAAAGTAGCGTCCCTTTCCGTCCCGGTTATGATGGGGACGGCGGTGCAGCAGCTCAACACCATGATAGACAGGATGCTGGCCTCGGGCCTGCCGGAAGGCAGCATCTCGGCTTTAAATTTTGCAAACAGGCTGAACGGCTTTGTCTACGGCCTATTCAGCATGTCCATATCGGTGGTGATATATCCCCTTCTTTCCCGGCTCAAGGCAGAGGAGGACTTGGCAGGTTTCAAGGACAAGCTCGTTAGATCAATAAGTGTCATTATGCTCATCATCCTCCCTATAACTGCTGGAGCTCTGGTTTTAAGCTTCCCGATAGTCTCCTTGCTTTTTGAAAGGGGAGAGTTTACAAGAAGGGCGACGGCTATGACAGCGTCGGCGCTGGTGTACTATTCGCTCGGGATGGTGTTTTACGGAGCGAGGGACATATTGAATAGGGCGTTTTATTCGCTTCAGGATACCAGGACGCCGATGGTGAACGGCATGATAACTGTAGGGTTTAATATAGTGATGAACTTAATTTTGGTAAGGTACATGGCACATAGCGGCCTTGCCCTGGCTACGAGCCTGTCGGCAGCTTTGACTACAGTGCTTCTTATTTTTAACCTATGGAAAAAGCTGGG is a window encoding:
- a CDS encoding AAA family ATPase, translating into MLLPSGIEDFKDIIEGNYYYIDKTGLIGDLLRDGANVILITRPRRFGKSLNFSMIKYFFSNERDYSYLFKGLKIEKDPLALEYMNKYPVIHITFKDAKTSSWEETYDVLKSIISKEYDKHSYLLESEKLREHHKKYIVKILERWGEPVDYRESLYNLTYFLEAHYGKKAVLLIDEY
- the murJ gene encoding murein biosynthesis integral membrane protein MurJ, encoding MPDKISYKKAAVVVMAITLLSKITGFLREIVLGSTYGATFITDAYLVSQTIPQVLFATVTAALATTYIPLYSKIKVERGEKVAVKFTNKVVNAVLAASAIVTLLGLIFTRPIVSFIAMGFEGETLRLAVSFTRIAFPMVLFIGLSNIFQGFLQSNGEFAIPAFIGIPYNFILIFAMIFLGSTRRYGLVIAALLGAFSQLLILLFGAAQKGYRFEKIFVLNDPDLIKVASLSVPVMMGTAVQQLNTMIDRMLASGLPEGSISALNFANRLNGFVYGLFSMSISVVIYPLLSRLKAEEDLAGFKDKLVRSISVIMLIILPITAGALVLSFPIVSLLFERGEFTRRATAMTASALVYYSLGMVFYGARDILNRAFYSLQDTRTPMVNGMITVGFNIVMNLILVRYMAHSGLALATSLSAALTTVLLIFNLWKKLGGLGGQRLAGVFAKSALSSAAMGLLVFLLYRNFAGYIESAGKLLGLAALGTIVGLGAIFYFALIYLLKVEEARWLFSTAKSSVKKFINFGLRVRAE